From Anas platyrhynchos isolate ZD024472 breed Pekin duck chromosome 16, IASCAAS_PekinDuck_T2T, whole genome shotgun sequence, a single genomic window includes:
- the P2RX4 gene encoding P2X purinoceptor 4: MVWCGAVQSFLFEYDTPRIVLIRSRKVGLVNRGVQLAILAYVIGWVFVWEKGYQETDSVVSSVTTKVKGVTLTNTSSLGARVWDVADYVIPPQEENSVFVMTNMIFTLNQTQGQCPELPDDKTECSKNNSCVPGYVSTHSNGIQTGKCVNYNDSIKTCEVFAWCPVEDDYHVPKPAFLQGAENFTILVKNNIWYPKFNFTKRNILPTINSTYLKNCIYDSKTDPFCPIFRLGKIVEAAGQNFQEMAVEGGVMGLQINWDCNLDRAASYCVPKYSFRRLDNKDTAHTVSPGYNFRFAKYYKDSSGVESRTLVKAYGIRFDIIVFGKAGKFDVIPTMINIGSGLALFGVATVLCDLVVLNCMKKKYYYREKKYKYVEDYEMGDGETYGTDS; encoded by the exons ATGGTGTGGTGCGGGGCCGTGCAGAGTTTTCTCTTCGAGTATGACACCCCCCGCATCGTCCTGATCCGCAGCCGCAAAGTGGGGCTCGTCAACCGCGGGGTGCAGCTCGCCATCCTCGCCTACGTGATCGG CTGGGTCTTTGTGTGGGAGAAGGGCTACCAGGAAACAGACTCTGTGGTCAGTTCTGTAACCACAAAGGTGAAAGGAGTAACGCTGACAAACACATCCTCCTTGGGAGCCAGGGTCTGGGATGTAGCTGACTATGTCATCCCTCCTCAG GAAGAGAACAGTGTGTTTGTCATGACCAACATGATATTCACACTAAACCAGACCCAGGGCCAATGTCCAGAG CTTCCAGATGATAAAACAGAGTGCAGCAAGAACAACAGCTGtgttccaggatatgtcagcaCCCACAGCAACG GCATCCAAACTGGGAAATGTGTAAATTACAACGACAGCATCAAGACCTGTGAAGTCTTTGCATGGTGTCCTGTGGAAGATGACTATCACGTACCCAA GCCAGCATTTCTGCAAGGAGCCGAGAACTTCACCATTCTGGTGAAGAACAATATTTGGTATCCCAAATTCAACTTCACCAA ACGAAACATCCTCCCCACTATCAACTCCACTTACCTCAAGAACTGCATCTATGACTCCAAGACAGATCCCTTCTGCCCTATCTTTCGCCTAGGGAAAATAGTTGAAGCTGCAGGGCAGAACTTCCAGGAGATGGCTGTGGAG ggtgGAGTCATGGGGCTGCAGATCAACTGGGACTGCAACCTTGACAGAGCTGCTTCCTACTGCGTGCCGAAATATTCCTTCCGGCGCCTTGACAACAAGGACACTGCCCACACCGTCTCACCTGGGTACAACTTCAG gtttGCAAAATACTACAAGGATAGTAGTGGCGTTGAATCGCGGACACTTGTCAAAGCCTATGGAATCCGCTTTGATATCATAGTGTTTGGAAAG GCAGGAAAGTTTGATGTAATTCCTACAATGATTAACATTGGCTCTGGCTTAGCGCTGTTTGGAGTG GCTACAGTGCTATGCGACCTTGTTGTCCTGAACTGCATGAAGAAGAAATACTACTATCGggagaagaaatacaaatatgtgGAGGATTATGAGATG GGAGACGGCGAGACCTACGGAACCGACTCCTga